A genomic window from uncultured Umboniibacter sp. includes:
- the dnaG gene encoding DNA primase: protein MAGLIPRTFIEDLVSRLDIVEVIDARVPLKKTGANFMACCPFHNEKSPSFSVNPNKQFYYCFGCGASGDAIKFLMEYERLEFTEAVEQLANKAGIEVPREERTPQQKKQEKTRKTLYDALTEAARFFFTQLRHEAAPRNYLVRRELSPQIARDFGLGFAPGSWDALLKHLSSKGYRDEQLIEAGLLIENEDSNRRYDRFRNRVMFPIRDSRGRVIAFGGRVLDDSKPKYLNSPETPVFHKGRELYGLYECKQKLKQIDRLMLVEGYMDVVALGQFDIHFAVATLGTAATEDHIQLAFKNAPELVFCFDGDAAGRRAAARALQNTLPYVEDGRTVRFLFLPDGEDPDSLVRRIGTEQFLKVVAHAMPLEEYIFEQAGEDIDLSSMDGRAKLAKRVAPQIAKLPVGIFHELMNDELAKRTGLNRATIDRILASPEVNVDPPTNQEDYHSYETETHRVRPKLAAIQTASRTNDMIRRVIGLLSRHPLAISDVETNSSWPEAPATLSLIDLIEVLRKRPDMSSSQLYGVWLAKHGATHAQELMDCIALTQNTTDANIVTELKEYQTYFAKKARTQTKSQRLSELKQIPLNEMSDEQRDEYRLLIRTRRE, encoded by the coding sequence ATGGCTGGCCTAATACCTCGTACCTTTATTGAAGATCTTGTGAGTCGTCTCGACATCGTCGAAGTGATTGATGCGCGTGTGCCACTTAAGAAAACGGGCGCAAATTTTATGGCCTGCTGCCCTTTTCACAATGAAAAATCGCCCTCATTTAGCGTTAACCCCAACAAACAGTTTTACTATTGCTTCGGCTGCGGAGCGAGCGGCGATGCCATCAAATTTCTCATGGAGTATGAGCGATTAGAGTTCACTGAGGCGGTAGAACAGCTCGCCAACAAAGCCGGCATTGAAGTACCTCGTGAAGAACGAACGCCGCAACAAAAGAAGCAAGAGAAAACACGCAAGACACTCTACGATGCGCTCACTGAAGCCGCACGATTTTTCTTTACGCAACTTCGACACGAAGCCGCGCCACGCAACTATTTGGTGCGCAGAGAACTATCGCCACAAATCGCCCGCGATTTCGGCTTAGGTTTCGCCCCGGGAAGCTGGGACGCACTGTTAAAGCACCTAAGTAGCAAAGGTTATCGTGACGAGCAGCTGATTGAAGCGGGCTTGCTTATTGAGAACGAAGACAGTAACCGTCGCTATGACCGATTTAGAAATCGAGTGATGTTTCCTATCCGGGACAGCCGAGGAAGAGTGATCGCCTTCGGCGGACGAGTGCTGGATGACAGCAAGCCAAAATATCTCAACTCGCCGGAAACCCCAGTATTCCATAAAGGTCGTGAGCTTTACGGTCTCTACGAGTGCAAGCAGAAACTCAAGCAGATTGATCGCTTGATGCTGGTGGAGGGCTACATGGACGTGGTGGCACTGGGGCAATTCGACATTCACTTTGCCGTTGCCACCTTGGGCACCGCAGCCACCGAAGATCATATTCAACTGGCCTTTAAGAATGCGCCAGAGTTGGTCTTTTGCTTTGATGGTGATGCCGCTGGACGACGCGCGGCGGCGCGAGCACTGCAGAATACGCTGCCCTATGTGGAGGACGGCCGAACCGTTAGATTCCTATTCCTTCCTGATGGTGAAGACCCTGACAGCCTTGTTCGCCGAATTGGCACTGAACAGTTCCTCAAGGTAGTCGCGCACGCGATGCCACTCGAAGAGTATATTTTTGAGCAGGCTGGCGAAGATATTGATCTAAGCAGCATGGACGGACGAGCAAAGTTAGCAAAGCGCGTAGCGCCGCAAATTGCAAAGCTACCCGTGGGTATTTTTCATGAACTTATGAACGATGAGCTCGCCAAGCGAACAGGATTGAATCGGGCAACGATTGATCGAATCTTGGCTTCACCAGAGGTGAATGTAGACCCTCCTACGAACCAGGAAGATTATCATTCTTACGAAACTGAGACCCATCGTGTAAGGCCGAAACTCGCGGCAATACAAACCGCTTCGCGCACCAATGATATGATTCGCCGAGTCATCGGCCTTCTCAGTCGACATCCACTCGCTATTAGCGACGTCGAAACGAATTCAAGTTGGCCTGAAGCCCCCGCAACACTTAGCCTGATTGATTTAATCGAGGTGCTTCGCAAGCGACCCGACATGAGTTCCTCGCAACTTTACGGAGTTTGGCTTGCGAAACATGGCGCCACTCACGCCCAGGAGCTCATGGATTGCATTGCCTTAACGCAAAACACGACCGATGCTAATATCGTCACTGAGCTCAAGGAATATCAGACTTATTTTGCCAAAAAAGCACGCACACAAACCAAATCTCAACGACTTAGTGAACTCAAGCAGATACCACTTAATGAAATGTCCGACGAACAGCGCGATGAATATCGGCTACTAATTCGTACACGGCGTGAATAA
- the rpoD gene encoding RNA polymerase sigma factor RpoD — MSAHSQKQSRIKELIARGREQGYLTYSEVNDHLPDDISEPEQVEEIIQMINDMGIRVFETAPDADTLIMAEGDSSPDEIAAAEAAAALAAVENETGRTTDPVRMYMREMGSVELLTREGEIKIAKRIEDGVRDVTSALVHWPSMLPTIFAHYDRIGEEEDDLDLSDVLIGYLDPMEVVPSANEIARQNAAAAEAAENENDGDDAEDTDDDDDDDDSADIKSGPDPEEAAERFGAARKLYDIAVELLEKDGRDAPSTRKAFEEVAEVVKFFKFTTELYDPIIADVRDCLERIRTEEKQLMQLLVRQCRMPRGEFIKLLPGNETNPDWIDSLKNAGKPWSDKIVHIEEDIKRSQRRLTAVVVQGQLELNAIKEINRAMSLGEARTRRAKKEMVEANLRLVISIAKKYTNRGLQFLDLIQEGNIGLMKAVDKFEYRRGYKFSTYATWWIRQAITRSIADQARTIRIPVHMIETINKLNRVSRQMLQEMGREPTPEELGERLEMPEDKVRKVLKIAKEPISMETPIGDDEDSHLGDFIEDTTLDSPVDSATGESLKNATKDVLAGLTAREAKVLRMRFGINMNTDHTLEEVGKQFDVTRERIRQIEAKALRKLRHPSRSEHLRSFIDEK, encoded by the coding sequence ATGTCCGCACATTCGCAAAAACAATCTCGTATTAAAGAGCTCATCGCACGTGGTCGAGAGCAAGGTTACCTCACCTATTCTGAAGTCAATGATCATCTTCCCGATGACATTTCAGAGCCAGAACAGGTTGAAGAAATCATTCAAATGATCAACGACATGGGTATCCGTGTTTTTGAAACCGCTCCCGATGCCGATACGCTTATTATGGCGGAAGGCGATAGTTCTCCCGATGAGATCGCCGCAGCTGAAGCTGCAGCGGCTCTTGCTGCCGTAGAAAACGAAACCGGCCGAACTACTGATCCCGTTCGCATGTACATGCGAGAAATGGGAAGCGTCGAGCTCCTTACCCGTGAGGGCGAGATTAAGATCGCCAAGCGTATTGAGGATGGTGTTCGTGACGTAACCAGCGCCTTGGTTCACTGGCCAAGCATGCTACCAACGATTTTTGCTCACTATGATCGTATTGGTGAAGAAGAGGACGATCTCGACCTTAGTGACGTTTTAATCGGTTACTTAGATCCAATGGAAGTGGTACCAAGTGCCAACGAAATTGCTCGTCAAAATGCAGCGGCCGCGGAAGCTGCTGAAAACGAAAACGACGGTGATGACGCCGAAGATACTGACGACGATGACGACGATGATGATTCGGCTGACATTAAGAGCGGTCCGGATCCAGAAGAAGCGGCTGAGCGTTTTGGCGCCGCACGCAAACTTTACGATATCGCGGTTGAGCTGTTAGAGAAAGATGGCCGCGATGCACCATCTACTCGCAAGGCGTTTGAAGAAGTCGCCGAAGTGGTTAAGTTTTTCAAGTTCACCACCGAACTTTACGACCCAATCATTGCTGATGTGCGTGACTGTCTTGAGCGTATTCGCACGGAAGAAAAGCAACTGATGCAACTTCTCGTTCGTCAGTGTCGTATGCCTCGTGGTGAATTTATCAAGCTTCTTCCTGGCAACGAAACTAATCCGGATTGGATTGACAGTCTAAAGAATGCTGGTAAGCCATGGAGCGACAAAATTGTTCATATTGAAGAAGATATCAAGCGCTCCCAGCGACGCCTGACGGCCGTCGTAGTACAAGGTCAGCTAGAGCTTAATGCAATCAAAGAGATTAACCGTGCAATGAGCCTCGGCGAAGCGCGTACGCGTCGAGCCAAGAAGGAAATGGTAGAAGCTAACCTTCGCTTGGTAATCTCCATTGCCAAAAAATACACCAACCGAGGCCTGCAATTCTTGGACTTAATCCAAGAGGGTAATATCGGTTTGATGAAGGCGGTCGATAAGTTCGAATATCGCCGCGGTTACAAGTTCTCGACCTACGCTACCTGGTGGATTCGCCAGGCGATCACGCGCTCTATTGCGGATCAAGCTCGTACTATTCGTATTCCGGTTCACATGATTGAGACGATCAATAAACTCAATCGCGTATCTCGTCAAATGCTTCAGGAAATGGGTAGAGAACCAACCCCTGAAGAACTAGGCGAGCGACTTGAAATGCCTGAGGACAAGGTTCGCAAGGTACTTAAGATCGCTAAAGAGCCCATTTCAATGGAAACACCTATTGGCGATGACGAAGATTCACATCTAGGCGATTTCATTGAAGATACAACCCTAGATTCGCCTGTTGATTCAGCTACGGGCGAAAGCCTCAAGAATGCGACGAAAGACGTACTAGCTGGACTTACCGCTAGGGAAGCGAAAGTATTACGCATGCGTTTCGGTATCAACATGAATACCGATCACACCCTGGAAGAAGTCGGTAAGCAGTTTGATGTAACGCGTGAGCGTATTCGTCAGATTGAAGCCAAAGCACTTCGTAAGCTTCGTCACCCTTCTCGCTCTGAGCATCTTCGCTCGTTTATTGACGAGAAATAG
- the dinB gene encoding DNA polymerase IV encodes MSTSLLRKIIHVDMDAFFAAVEMRDNPKLAQVPLAVGGASERRGVISTCNYQARQFGVRSAMPTATALRRCPKLVVVPGRMERYREVSSQLREILSRYSDVIEPLSLDEAFLDVSDTTQFQGSATLIAQAIRQDIKTELGLTASAGVAPLKFLAKIASDIHKPDGLTVIQPSEVESFIEELELNKIAGVGPVTWERLQALGFRRGCDIRASDEASLTSALGKFGKVLWQRCQGIDERAISPYRERKSVGVERTFSVNLNSLEQVIKAYEDVILPEFTRRSKSYFESNQVNRIGIKIKFSDFSQTTKDQAMRSLNHEVLLKLLSAAYQRGSGLGVRLIGVHCGLDRLQPTGVAEQLPLFD; translated from the coding sequence ATGTCGACGTCGTTGCTTCGCAAAATTATTCATGTCGACATGGACGCATTTTTTGCGGCGGTGGAAATGCGTGACAACCCCAAGCTTGCCCAGGTCCCGCTGGCTGTAGGGGGGGCTTCGGAGCGTCGAGGTGTCATTTCAACCTGCAATTATCAGGCCAGGCAGTTTGGAGTTCGCTCGGCAATGCCTACCGCCACAGCCCTCCGAAGGTGCCCAAAACTCGTTGTGGTACCTGGAAGGATGGAACGCTATCGCGAAGTTAGTTCGCAGCTTCGTGAAATTCTCTCACGGTATTCCGATGTCATCGAGCCACTCTCGCTAGATGAAGCTTTTCTCGATGTCAGCGACACAACGCAATTTCAAGGCTCTGCGACCCTCATTGCCCAAGCCATCCGCCAAGATATCAAAACTGAGCTCGGTCTTACCGCCTCCGCAGGCGTCGCACCGCTAAAGTTTCTCGCTAAAATAGCTTCGGATATACATAAACCTGACGGCTTAACTGTTATTCAGCCTAGCGAAGTAGAATCATTTATTGAGGAACTGGAACTCAATAAGATCGCCGGTGTGGGACCCGTGACTTGGGAGCGCTTACAGGCGCTGGGATTTCGTCGTGGCTGCGACATTAGGGCGTCTGATGAGGCGTCGCTAACGTCTGCACTAGGTAAGTTCGGTAAAGTGCTTTGGCAGCGCTGCCAGGGCATCGATGAACGAGCTATTTCTCCCTATCGAGAACGAAAATCAGTGGGTGTTGAACGAACCTTTAGCGTTAATCTGAACTCGCTAGAACAAGTCATTAAGGCTTATGAAGATGTCATTCTTCCTGAATTCACTCGCCGGAGTAAAAGCTACTTTGAGAGTAATCAAGTAAATCGAATTGGCATCAAGATTAAGTTCTCTGACTTCAGCCAAACCACCAAGGACCAAGCAATGAGAAGTCTCAATCACGAGGTGCTTCTAAAACTCCTTTCAGCGGCTTATCAACGCGGCAGTGGTCTCGGCGTCCGGCTGATTGGCGTTCACTGTGGACTTGATCGGTTACAACCAACCGGTGTCGCCGAGCAACTCCCACTTTTCGACTAG
- a CDS encoding MarR family transcriptional regulator has product MATIDSKQIPEQLRLDNQVCFPLYSAANEVVRAYRPHLAEYDLSYLQYLVLMVLWEANELEVKALGAKLNLDSGTLSPLLKRMEAKGLVLRKRGRIDERVRLISTTQKGEEIRHAATDIPQRVACQLGLDIDELTVLKRLCEKVLSVG; this is encoded by the coding sequence ATGGCGACCATCGATAGCAAACAAATTCCCGAGCAACTCAGGCTTGATAACCAAGTTTGCTTCCCTCTATATAGCGCCGCAAACGAGGTAGTTAGGGCCTACCGCCCTCACCTCGCCGAGTATGATCTAAGTTACCTTCAGTACCTTGTTCTCATGGTGTTATGGGAGGCGAATGAGCTAGAGGTAAAAGCGCTGGGCGCGAAACTAAACCTCGATTCTGGAACCTTGAGCCCGCTATTGAAGCGCATGGAGGCGAAGGGCTTAGTACTGCGGAAGCGAGGGCGTATCGATGAACGCGTAAGACTAATTTCTACTACTCAAAAAGGTGAAGAAATTCGTCATGCCGCCACTGACATACCGCAACGCGTGGCATGTCAGTTAGGCTTGGATATAGATGAATTAACCGTATTAAAGCGTTTATGCGAAAAAGTTTTGTCTGTTGGTTAG
- a CDS encoding GGDEF domain-containing protein translates to MNTAVIVLYIFLFLSMCVSATGIWLARDGSKDSRGTVLCTMSYVVLALAALLATLCYTLPASSSIFSLNIIKLIDYLRALLMPSAAALFYLGLRVHVERPKDDIPREKLLFSAIFATVSYGFFTSQPEGWPTIIVNFWIGVSALLCLRLIVDTRRLATADKFMAGALALLLMFSWLQVIWGFSDLHRDPTTSIDVLLLVGATNCTLAIAIALIVRINHRVVERLRNQAATDSLTGALTRRAFSEQGEFAISMCRRQKLPCTVAYIDIDNFKRLNDDFGHRIGDRVLYSFAEELKSAIRSIDVLGRLGGDEFVIIFPSATVAEVKRCVDRVRDQLDRNVTTEFLQFSCGIADALAADLELDEAVSRADQALYEAKKSGRHCNFVWGAKGA, encoded by the coding sequence GTGAACACTGCTGTGATTGTGCTGTACATATTTCTTTTTCTTTCGATGTGCGTAAGTGCGACGGGAATTTGGCTTGCGCGAGATGGAAGTAAGGATTCGCGAGGAACCGTTCTGTGCACGATGTCCTATGTTGTCTTAGCGTTAGCGGCCTTGCTAGCAACACTGTGCTATACACTGCCCGCATCTTCGTCCATATTTTCCTTAAACATCATCAAGTTAATCGATTATTTACGCGCACTGTTAATGCCTAGCGCTGCCGCTTTATTTTACTTAGGTCTGCGAGTCCATGTAGAGCGCCCTAAGGATGACATCCCACGAGAAAAGCTATTGTTCTCGGCCATCTTTGCCACTGTGAGCTACGGATTCTTCACGTCTCAGCCCGAGGGTTGGCCAACAATCATTGTGAATTTTTGGATTGGTGTATCCGCTCTGCTTTGCTTGAGGCTTATCGTTGATACGAGGCGTCTCGCTACCGCAGACAAATTTATGGCTGGCGCACTGGCTTTATTATTAATGTTCTCATGGCTTCAAGTGATCTGGGGTTTTAGCGATCTGCATCGAGACCCGACTACTTCGATCGACGTTTTATTGTTAGTAGGCGCCACCAACTGTACCTTAGCTATCGCGATTGCACTGATTGTCCGGATCAATCACCGGGTAGTCGAAAGGCTTCGAAACCAAGCTGCAACAGATTCTTTGACCGGGGCCTTAACTCGCCGTGCTTTTTCGGAGCAGGGTGAATTTGCTATATCAATGTGCCGACGGCAGAAACTTCCCTGTACCGTTGCGTACATTGATATCGATAACTTCAAACGCCTTAATGATGATTTCGGCCATCGTATCGGTGACCGAGTACTGTATTCATTTGCTGAGGAATTAAAATCAGCAATTCGAAGCATTGATGTACTGGGACGTTTAGGCGGTGATGAGTTTGTCATAATATTCCCCAGTGCGACCGTTGCAGAGGTTAAGCGCTGTGTTGACCGCGTTCGAGATCAACTCGATCGAAATGTTACCACCGAGTTTCTCCAATTTAGCTGCGGAATCGCTGATGCCTTAGCGGCTGATCTGGAGCTTGATGAGGCCGTTTCTCGCGCTGATCAGGCGCTCTATGAAGCTAAAAAGTCAGGCCGCCATTGCAACTTTGTTTGGGGAGCAAAGGGCGCGTAG
- a CDS encoding DUF5362 family protein, producing the protein MDLQALSSPLYSARGWLKFIGVMFIINGVLTALSVVGIIFAWVPIWLGILLFQIAGASEQAYLTQSEGEFLKSQTKLKTYFTITGVLMLIGLVFMFLFLGLGGIAAISQLASGSKGF; encoded by the coding sequence ATGGACTTACAAGCACTTAGTAGCCCTCTTTACAGCGCACGTGGCTGGCTCAAATTTATTGGCGTCATGTTTATTATCAACGGAGTATTAACGGCACTATCCGTGGTTGGGATAATTTTCGCATGGGTTCCTATCTGGTTAGGGATTTTGTTATTTCAAATAGCTGGAGCTTCTGAACAGGCGTATTTAACCCAAAGCGAAGGCGAGTTTTTAAAATCACAAACCAAATTAAAGACTTATTTCACCATCACTGGTGTACTGATGTTGATCGGTCTTGTATTTATGTTCCTCTTCCTAGGCTTAGGCGGCATTGCTGCTATCAGTCAGTTAGCTTCGGGTTCTAAAGGCTTCTAA